A region of Dioscorea cayenensis subsp. rotundata cultivar TDr96_F1 chromosome 5, TDr96_F1_v2_PseudoChromosome.rev07_lg8_w22 25.fasta, whole genome shotgun sequence DNA encodes the following proteins:
- the LOC120261112 gene encoding phytolongin Phyl1.1-like, with the protein MDKAPMASSIPTTVYCSVSKAGKVLYSYNGGDRELETLAALCLENAPNFHSWYSHTVGNRTFGFLMDEGCIYFAIVDPCDSSASVHRFLQLIRDGFKKNSKNGLQDELFPIIRHLMASLESVNNPVVSAEERSLEVWVSIDTSPSTKAPLLGKHDKKGKMKERVVEVRDSEEEHVDRVRIDSSPEQPVHGFSLQKSASMRAKGQRLWCRHVKIVAAIDAFLCLLLFGIWLAVCRGFHCVS; encoded by the coding sequence ATGGATAAGGCTCCCATGGCGTCTTCCATACCCACCACGGTTTACTGCTCCGTTTCCAAGGCCGGCAAGGTCCTCTACTCCTACAATGGCGGTGACCGTGAGCTGGAGACGCTCGCTGCCCTTTGCCTTGAGAACGCCCCGAATTTCCATTCATGGTACTCTCACACTGTCGGAAACCGCACCTTCGGCTTCTTGATGGACGAGGGATGCATCTACTTTGCCATCGTCGATCCCTGCGACAGCAGCGCGAGCGTTCACCGATTCTTGCAGCTCATCCGGGATGGATTcaagaaaaactcaaagaatGGATTGCAAGATGAGCTTTTTCCGATTATCCGCCATTTAATGGCGTCGCTGGAGAGCGTGAATAATCCGGTGGTGAGTGCTGAGGAACGGTCACTGGAGGTTTGGGTTTCCATTGATACATCGCCGTCGACGAAAGCGCCGTTGTTGGGGAAGCATGATAAGAAGGGAAAGATGAAGGAAAGAGTGGTTGAGGTTAGGGATAGTGAGGAGGAGCATGTGGATAGAGTGAGGATTGATTCATCCCCGGAGCAGCCAGTGCATGGGTTTTCGCTGCAGAAGAGTGCGTCAATGAGGGCAAAGGGGCAGAGGTTGTGGTGTAGGCATGTTAAGATTGTGGCTGCCATTGATGCATTCCTTTGCTTGTTGCTGTTCGGCATTTGGCTTGCTGTTTGCCGAGGTTTTCATTGTGTTTCATAA
- the LOC120262162 gene encoding uncharacterized protein LOC120262162 codes for MAIGKSGLLSWFNKKVIDPLLLIVRRGAEPKQLAFSTALGFTLGVFPICGVTVILCGMAIALIGNRCHTPSVMLANFVATPIEFSLVIPFLRLGEIISGGPHFPLTSDALRKVFTGQATRDVLLSIFHALLGWFVAAPFILGILYVFFLPCFKFLIQKFSSLPPSPKKPVYPQAEIKVKMRNV; via the exons ATGGCGATTGGGAAGTCTGGTCTACTGTCTTGGTTCAATAAGAAGGTGATTGATCCACTCCTGCTGATTGTCAGAAG GGGTGCTGAACCTAAGCAATTGGCATTTTCTACTGCTCTTGGATTTACTTTGGGTGTGTTCCCAATTTGTG GAGTCACTGTTATCCTATGTGGCATGGCTATTGCATTAATTGGAAATCGCTGCCATACTCCAAGTGTGATGCTAGCAAATTTTGTTGCAACTCCAATTGAGTTTAG TCTGGTGATACCTTTCCTGCGCTTGGGTGAAATCATTTCTGGAGGGCCTCATTTTCCATTAACATCGGATGCACTGAGAAAGGTTTTCACAGGCCAAGCCACAAGAGACGTACTGCTTAGTATCTTCCATGCG TTATTAGGATGGTTTGTTGCAGCACCATTCATTCTCGGCatactttatgtttttttcttgccATGTTTCAAGTTCCTCATTCAGAAGTTCAGTAGTCTTCCGCCCAGCCCGAAAAAGCCGGTTTATCCTCAGGCAGAGATCAAGGTTAAAATGAGAAATGTGTAG
- the LOC120262438 gene encoding RING-H2 finger protein ATL58-like: MSCSSSNPPSHCSAASPELKLYQTFIFSVPVFFTFILLFLFYLFYLRRRRANWQSLRMRASYLSRADAPRISEPGIKKEVREMLPIVVFKESFLIRETQCSVCLNDYQSDEQLQRIPHCGHTFHVDCIDHWLTANTTCPLCRVSLLPENKTKADLTNNEGQINAVTETEQQSSERHINDRVLQDNQVGSVSIRREVSESVVIDVETSDAAEVNQRV; the protein is encoded by the exons ATGTCTTGTAGTTCTTCAAACCCTCCTAGCCATTGCTCAGCTGCTTCACCTGAGCTAAAGCTTTACCAAACCTTCATCTTTTCAGTTCCAGTTTTCTTTACATTtatacttcttttcttgttctatttgttCTATTTGAGAAGAAGGAGAGCAAACTGGCAGTCTCTGAGGATGAGAGCTTCATACTTGAGCAGAGCAGATGCTCCAAGA ATCTCAGAGCCAGGCATCAAGAAGGAAGTCAGGGAAATGCTTCCGATTGTCGTGTTCAAAGAAAGCTTCTTGATTAGAGAAACACA ATGTTCTGTCTGCTTAAACGACTACCAATCAGATGAACAGCTTCAGAGAATACCTCATTGTGGGCATACCTTTCACGTGGATTGCATCGATCATTGGCTCACCGCGAATACCACGTGTCCCCTTTGTCGAGTCTCTCTTCTtccagaaaacaaaacaaaagccgACCTCACAAACAATGAAGGACAAATCAATGCGGTGACAGAAACCGAACAACAATCCTCCGAAAGACACATAAACGACAGAGTTCTGCAAGACAACCAAGTTGGCTCTGTATCAATAAGAAGAGAAGTCTCCGAGTCAGTTGTTATTGATGTTGAAACCAGTGATGCTGCTGAGGTGAACCAAAGAGTGTAA